ATTTCCGGGGATTACCGACAGCGACGACTGGAATCTGATGGAAATATTTGCCTTTGGCGACCATATTTGTCTGTATGTAAATGGCGAAAAAACCACGGAGTTTCATGTTCCGGCAGCCTTCAACCGTCCGGGATTTATTGCGCTTCAGGCAGGACGTCAGGCAGCCAGTCCGGATCAGGGCCCTTCGCAGGTACGGTTTAAAGATCTTATGATCAAGGATATGACGGGTATTCCGTTTTTGGGATATTGAGGGGGACTAAGTAATGGATGAAGTGAAAATTTCATCCAGGTTATCCAATCCCAGCACACGTACGCCTCCCTCAAGTGAAAAAGGGAGATTGACGGGACTGATGATAAAGTGTTTGGATGTTTTCAAGTCGTCTCGGGTGATAAAAAATCCCTTACTGAGTTTTGGGGTAGAGGAATATTTTATTTCAATCAGAATCTCAGGTTGATCACCTCGGGTAATAACTATATCTGCTTCCGCCCCACTATGTGTCCGGTAATAATACATACCAGCCCAATCAGGAATTATTCCGGCAATTTGCTCGACAATATAAGACTCCCAGGAAGCCCCTAACATCGGGTGCCCGCTTAAATCAAAAAAATTATTAATCCCCAGCAATTGATGGAGTAAACCCGTATCGCGGATGTAAATTTTAGGAGATTTAACCAAACGTTTTTTGAGATTGGTAAAATATGGGGGTAACCTGCGGATAAGATACGCTGATTCGAAAAAATCCAGATACCGTTTTACCGATGTGGCATGTATGCCTAAAGACGACGCCATCTTCTCCATATTCAATATACCCCCGGAAGCATGAGCACAAATGCGCCACAGGCGATAACTTAGCTCCGGACTGGCAGGAAGGCCCAGTTGAGGCAGATCACGCTCCAGATAGGTCTGGATAAATTGTTGCCGCCAAATTCTGGAAAGATCATCAGAAGGCGCAAGAAAAGATTCTGGAAAACCACCTCTCAACCAGTGCCGGTTTATATCTTTGTAGCTGGCAAGTTCTTTCCATAAAAAAGGGGTCAGTTCATAGAAAGCTATTCTGCCAGCAAGGGTTTCAGAACTGTCCCGGATTAGCTCAGGAGACGCAGACCCCAACAGAATAAATCGCCCTGGTTTCCGGTCTCTGTCGATAATTCCTCTTAATACAGGAAAAAGGTGGGGGGCCTTTTGTACTTCATCCAATATAACTGTATAATCTGCATAAGGATCAAGGAATAAAGAAGGTTGATCCAGCTTGACAAGATCAGCAGGATTTTCAAGGTCAAGGTAAATAGATGGTTTAGAAATAAATGCCTGTAGTTTCTGAGCAAGAGAAGTTTTTCCTACCTGACGGGGCCCTACGAGAGCTATTGCCGGGAAAAATTTTCCCCAGGCTAAAATTGTATCTGCAGCAATACGTGGAATATAATCATTCATTACCTTGAAAATCTTGCAAAAGATACAGAATTTTCAAGGTAAATACAAAATTATGCATATGAAACCAACCGCTTTCTTCCAGATATTTTTTTTTATTTTCTGTTTTTTCGGGATTGTTTCTCAGCCTGAATCAGTTTCTGCCCAGGCAACAAAACCCCGTATCCTCATTACCACTGATATCGGCGGTGATCCGGACGATACGCAGTCGCTGATCCGTTACCTGCTTTATGCCAATGAATTTGAGACCGAAGGAATCATCGCCTCCGCATCAGGCACAATTGGGGAACTTGACAGCGCCATCGTTCAGCCCCAGCTGATTATGAATCTTATCGATGCTTATGGAAAAGTATATGAGAACCTTCGTCTTCACGATCCCTCCTATCCTTTGCCAGCTTCTCTTTCCACTGTCGTGAAGGCTGGAAATCCACACAGGGGCTGGGAAAATGTAGGGGAAGGGCATGATACAGATGGCTCCGAATGGATCATACAGGCCGTTGACCGGAAAGACCAACGTCCGTTGAATATCTGCATCTGGGGCGGGCAAACCGACGTGGCACAGGCGCTCTGGAAAGTGAAAAATACCCGTTCTGCGAATGCTTATAAAAAATTTGCCGCCAAAATCCGCATCTATGACATCAACGATCAGGACCATATCTTTTCGCTGATGCGTGAGCAATTTCCCGAACTCTTTTATATACTCAGCAAAGCACAGCCCGGAGAAGACAAACGCGAAGGCGGTTACCGGGGCATTTATCTCGGCGGAGACGAATCTTATACTTCCAGAGAATGGATTTACGAACATGTCATCACAGACCATGGAGAACTCGGCGCACTTTATCCCGACAAAACCTGGACAGCACCCAATCCTCATGGAACGATGAAAGAAGGCGATACCCCTTCCTGGTTTTATTTTCTGGACAACGGACTCAACGACCCGGCCCACCCGGAATACGGCGGTTGGGGAGGTCGGTTTGAGAAAAATGCTGAGGGCTATTATGAATGCACAAAAGACTCTGTAGAATCGGCACCTTCTGCGCGCACAGCCGTATGGCGCTGGCGACCTGATTTTCAAAAAGACTTTGCGGCTCGTATGGATCGATGTATTTATCCATTTGCCGAAACCAATCATAATCCGGAGGTAATCGTAAATGGTGTCTCAGGAAATGCCCCCATAATCATTCGTGCCGGCAAAAAAGAAACGATTCTGATCGAGGCATCAGAATCGTTTGATATAGATAAAAACAGCCTTTCGTTTGACTGGTATTTTTATCATGATTGTAGTCGCGGTTATGAAACAGCCATACTCCGTGCCAGGGGGAATATTGCCGAGGTTTCCTTACCGTCTTCTGGTA
The Bacteroidia bacterium DNA segment above includes these coding regions:
- a CDS encoding ATP-binding protein; protein product: MNDYIPRIAADTILAWGKFFPAIALVGPRQVGKTSLAQKLQAFISKPSIYLDLENPADLVKLDQPSLFLDPYADYTVILDEVQKAPHLFPVLRGIIDRDRKPGRFILLGSASPELIRDSSETLAGRIAFYELTPFLWKELASYKDINRHWLRGGFPESFLAPSDDLSRIWRQQFIQTYLERDLPQLGLPASPELSYRLWRICAHASGGILNMEKMASSLGIHATSVKRYLDFFESAYLIRRLPPYFTNLKKRLVKSPKIYIRDTGLLHQLLGINNFFDLSGHPMLGASWESYIVEQIAGIIPDWAGMYYYRTHSGAEADIVITRGDQPEILIEIKYSSTPKLSKGFFITRDDLKTSKHFIISPVNLPFSLEGGVRVLGLDNLDEIFTSSIT
- a CDS encoding DUF1593 domain-containing protein produces the protein MKPTAFFQIFFFIFCFFGIVSQPESVSAQATKPRILITTDIGGDPDDTQSLIRYLLYANEFETEGIIASASGTIGELDSAIVQPQLIMNLIDAYGKVYENLRLHDPSYPLPASLSTVVKAGNPHRGWENVGEGHDTDGSEWIIQAVDRKDQRPLNICIWGGQTDVAQALWKVKNTRSANAYKKFAAKIRIYDINDQDHIFSLMREQFPELFYILSKAQPGEDKREGGYRGIYLGGDESYTSREWIYEHVITDHGELGALYPDKTWTAPNPHGTMKEGDTPSWFYFLDNGLNDPAHPEYGGWGGRFEKNAEGYYECTKDSVESAPSARTAVWRWRPDFQKDFAARMDRCIYPFAETNHNPEVIVNGVSGNAPIIIRAGKKETILIEASESFDIDKNSLSFDWYFYHDCSRGYETAILRARGNIAEVSLPSSGTDYEIHLIVKVTDNGSPALSAYRRIIIRP